A single genomic interval of Actinomycetota bacterium harbors:
- the typA gene encoding translational GTPase TypA codes for MATRDDLRNLAIIAHVDHGKTTLVDAMLWQSGAFRDNQDVEDRVLDSGDLEREKGITILAKNTSVRHRGVKLNIIDTPGHADFGGEVERGLTMVDGALLLVDASEGPLPQTRFVLRKSLELRLPIVLVVNKIDRPDARIEQIVNDVYDLFIDLGADDEQIDFPIVYTNARAGTATLDLGLPGTDLEPLFETIHTTIPPATYDPDHPFQALVTNLDASVYVGRLALCRIHHGTLKRGETVAWCKVDGSVEKVRITELYITEQLTRTEADEAGPGEIIAVAGLDDVMIGETLADPDDPRPLPVITVDEPSLSMTIGVNTSPLSGRSGDKLTARLIQNRLDQELVGNVSLRVNPTDRPDTWEVQGRGELQLAILVEQLRREGFELTVGKPQVVTREIDGSVHEPMEHLSIDVPEDYVGVVTQLLGLRKGRMEQMVNHGTGWVRIEYVVPARGLIGFRTEFLTETRGTGLLHHNFDGWAPWHGDISTRPNGSLVADRHGQATSFALLNLQERGQLFIEPGTEVYEGMIVGENARSEDIDVNPTKEKKLTNVRSSTGEELVRLAPPRRLSLEQALEFVRADEAVEITPETIRLRKVELDQALRARAAKRAKHGGPTS; via the coding sequence ATGGCCACGCGCGACGACCTGCGCAACCTCGCCATCATCGCCCACGTCGACCACGGCAAGACCACGCTGGTCGACGCGATGCTGTGGCAGTCCGGGGCGTTCCGGGACAACCAGGACGTCGAGGACCGGGTGCTGGACTCGGGCGACCTCGAGCGCGAGAAGGGCATCACGATCCTCGCCAAGAACACCTCGGTGCGCCACCGCGGGGTCAAGCTCAACATCATCGACACGCCTGGCCACGCGGACTTCGGCGGCGAGGTCGAGCGCGGCCTGACGATGGTCGACGGGGCGCTGCTGCTCGTGGACGCGAGCGAGGGCCCCCTGCCCCAGACCCGGTTCGTGCTGCGCAAGTCGCTGGAGCTGCGGCTGCCGATCGTGCTCGTGGTCAACAAGATCGACCGCCCCGACGCACGCATCGAGCAGATCGTCAACGATGTCTACGACCTGTTCATCGACCTCGGCGCGGACGACGAGCAGATCGACTTCCCGATCGTCTACACCAACGCGCGCGCCGGCACGGCCACGCTCGACCTCGGCCTGCCCGGCACGGACCTCGAGCCGTTGTTCGAGACCATCCACACCACCATCCCCCCGGCCACCTACGACCCCGATCACCCGTTCCAGGCCCTGGTGACCAACCTCGACGCATCCGTGTACGTCGGGCGCCTCGCGCTGTGCCGCATCCACCACGGGACGCTGAAGCGCGGCGAGACGGTCGCCTGGTGCAAGGTCGACGGGTCGGTGGAGAAGGTCCGCATCACCGAGCTGTACATCACCGAGCAGCTCACCCGTACCGAAGCCGACGAAGCCGGCCCCGGGGAGATCATCGCCGTGGCCGGTCTCGACGACGTCATGATCGGCGAGACGCTGGCCGACCCCGACGACCCCCGTCCCCTGCCGGTGATCACCGTCGACGAGCCGAGCCTGTCGATGACCATCGGTGTGAACACGTCACCGCTCTCGGGACGCAGCGGCGACAAGCTCACCGCGCGCCTGATCCAGAACCGTCTCGACCAGGAGCTCGTCGGCAACGTCTCCCTGCGCGTGAACCCGACCGACCGGCCGGATACGTGGGAGGTGCAAGGCCGGGGAGAGCTCCAGCTCGCCATCCTCGTCGAGCAGCTCCGCCGCGAGGGCTTCGAGCTCACCGTGGGGAAGCCCCAGGTGGTCACACGCGAGATCGATGGCAGCGTTCACGAGCCGATGGAGCACCTATCCATCGACGTCCCTGAGGATTACGTCGGAGTGGTCACCCAGCTCCTGGGCCTGCGCAAGGGGCGCATGGAGCAGATGGTCAACCACGGCACCGGCTGGGTCCGGATCGAGTACGTCGTCCCCGCGCGCGGCCTGATCGGGTTCCGGACCGAGTTCCTCACCGAGACCCGCGGCACCGGCCTGCTCCACCACAACTTCGACGGTTGGGCGCCGTGGCACGGCGACATCTCGACCCGGCCGAACGGCAGCCTCGTCGCCGACCGCCACGGCCAGGCGACCTCGTTCGCGCTGCTGAACCTGCAGGAGCGCGGCCAGCTCTTCATCGAGCCCGGTACCGAGGTGTACGAGGGGATGATCGTCGGCGAGAACGCTCGCTCCGAGGACATCGACGTCAACCCCACCAAGGAGAAGAAGCTCACCAACGTGCGCTCCTCCACGGGGGAGGAACTGGTCCGCCTCGCCCCGCCCCGGCGCCTCTCCCTGGAACAGGCGCTCGAGTTCGTCCGCGCCGACGAGGCGGTCGAGATCACGCCCGAGACCATCCGGTTGCGCAAGGTCGAGCTCGATCAGGCCCTCCGGGCCCGCGCCGCCAAGCGAGCCAAGCACGGCGGTCCCACGAGCTGA
- a CDS encoding hemerythrin domain-containing protein, translated as MSTTTNVRYQDMTREELYEIAQERDIDGRSQMSKEELVAALELDDTGPDAVALLKRQHDRIREMFQEYEELSGRPSKRKQELVGQIITDLVKHAQVEEQVLYPAVKNEIEGAGDEIDESLEEHHAAELLMAELDFMTPERERYDAKVTVLMENVRHHIEEEEQELFPKLREQWDEERRRELGAAMVKVWKVAPMRPGPMSPSQPPAAALIAIPKALWDIAVNLSRLARNRLFNR; from the coding sequence GTGAGCACGACCACCAACGTCCGCTACCAGGACATGACCCGCGAGGAGCTGTACGAGATCGCGCAGGAGCGCGACATCGATGGCCGCTCGCAGATGTCGAAGGAAGAACTCGTCGCAGCGCTCGAGCTCGATGACACCGGCCCTGACGCCGTTGCTCTGCTGAAGCGCCAGCACGACCGCATCCGGGAGATGTTCCAGGAGTACGAGGAACTGTCGGGCCGTCCCTCCAAGCGCAAGCAGGAGCTCGTCGGCCAGATCATCACGGACCTGGTCAAGCACGCCCAGGTCGAGGAACAGGTGCTCTACCCCGCGGTCAAGAACGAGATCGAGGGGGCCGGAGACGAGATCGACGAGAGCCTCGAGGAGCACCACGCCGCCGAGTTGCTCATGGCGGAACTCGACTTCATGACCCCCGAACGCGAGCGCTACGACGCCAAGGTGACGGTCCTGATGGAGAACGTCCGTCACCACATCGAGGAGGAGGAGCAGGAGCTGTTCCCCAAGCTGCGAGAGCAGTGGGACGAGGAGCGGAGGCGTGAACTCGGAGCCGCGATGGTGAAGGTCTGGAAGGTCGCCCCGATGCGTCCCGGCCCGATGTCACCGTCGCAGCCGCCGGCCGCGGCGCTGATCGCCATCCCCAAGGCCCTGTGGGACATCGCCGTGAACCTCAGCCGCCTCGCCCGGAACAGGCTCTTCAACCGGTGA
- a CDS encoding iron-containing redox enzyme family protein: protein MIERAELLPEPRGELSEWLIDALRGTVRTLEDAPFPNDDDPIEGEDAPLALYLCYELHFRGWPGVDDHWEWEPSLLHVRRILEHDLEARLRELVGAIEPVEDIARFLSELTHDTDREPDTSIAAWMLEHGELWHSREEAVHRSAYQLKEADPQTLLIPRLSGRPKAALVQIQKEEYGEGREEDIHAELFATTLERLGLDPRYHAYLDHIPGLTLTSVNLASLFGLHRRLRGAAIGHLAAFEMTSVRVMADLSLVLRRHGLDAWTRLFYDTHVVADAHHQTIAAEQLAAGLADQDPQLVGDIAFGALALGAVESRLTRHVTDAWDRGDTSLRRPLPEPSHVPGLGEPPRPADDPREDVA, encoded by the coding sequence GTGATCGAACGCGCCGAGCTGCTGCCCGAGCCGCGCGGAGAGCTCTCCGAGTGGCTGATCGACGCACTGCGCGGCACGGTGCGGACGCTCGAGGACGCGCCCTTCCCGAACGACGACGACCCGATCGAGGGTGAGGACGCCCCGCTCGCGTTATACCTGTGCTACGAGCTGCACTTCCGCGGCTGGCCCGGTGTCGACGACCACTGGGAGTGGGAGCCGTCCCTGCTGCACGTCCGCCGCATCCTCGAGCACGATCTGGAGGCCCGGTTGCGCGAGCTCGTCGGCGCGATCGAGCCGGTCGAGGACATCGCCAGGTTCCTCAGCGAGTTGACGCACGATACCGACCGCGAGCCGGACACCTCGATCGCTGCGTGGATGCTCGAGCACGGCGAGCTGTGGCACTCGCGCGAGGAAGCCGTGCACCGCTCGGCCTACCAGCTGAAGGAGGCCGACCCTCAGACCTTGCTGATCCCTCGCCTGTCGGGGCGCCCCAAGGCTGCCCTGGTACAGATCCAGAAGGAGGAGTACGGCGAGGGGCGGGAGGAGGACATCCACGCGGAGCTGTTCGCGACGACGCTCGAGCGTCTCGGCCTCGATCCTCGCTACCACGCCTACCTCGACCACATCCCGGGGCTGACGCTCACGTCGGTGAACCTCGCGAGCCTGTTCGGCCTGCACCGGCGCCTCCGCGGTGCCGCCATCGGCCACCTCGCCGCCTTCGAGATGACCTCGGTGCGGGTGATGGCGGATCTCAGCCTCGTCCTGCGCCGTCACGGCCTCGACGCGTGGACCCGGCTGTTCTACGACACCCACGTCGTCGCGGACGCTCACCACCAGACCATCGCCGCCGAACAGCTCGCCGCGGGGCTCGCCGATCAGGACCCGCAGCTCGTCGGAGACATCGCGTTCGGGGCGCTCGCGCTCGGAGCGGTCGAGTCGCGTCTGACCCGCCACGTGACGGACGCGTGGGACAGGGGAGACACCTCGCTGCGCCGCCCCCTGCCCGAACCGTCCCACGTTCCCGGTCTCGGCGAGCCACCACGACCAGCCGACGACCCGCGCGAGGACGTCGCGTAG